Genomic DNA from Bombus huntii isolate Logan2020A unplaced genomic scaffold, iyBomHunt1.1 ctg00000181.1, whole genome shotgun sequence:
attattttgacaccaattttatattggaaggtaagtactgaaattctattaaaaaaagaaggaaagcacaagaaaatttgtatcactTACTCTTGTTTTTCTGAAAGTGGTTGCGTGGTCGATATTCCTCTTGTTGCCTGCAAAAAGGGTAACGTTGTGTTGcttgtatattttgaataatttgatgcaataccgagaattgatctcgaaaatttttgtaattgatttaCTAACGCCATTCCACTGTCATAAATATCATGAGTATGGGACACCCTGACCGAACATCAGATAAGTATTGCggaaaatatcaattgtaGATCAATTGTACTTTGTACAGAAACTTTCACGGCATTCTTCGGCTGCTATACTGCCGACGTTCCTTTACTGTGATAGGTTATAAAACGGTTCCTAACACAAGTGACGTATCTCTACCGGACACGTGCTCTTCGGGCCacacgttttatgatacaagaccagcaaaatgatcaatatgtaattttacatatcttacattttttccaaatgaaatattgtttttattaaacgtttaaaacctcaggcaacatttatttcatctgatttcagttttacaaatatatatctataatacatATCTGTATAAATTACGGTCTGGTTATATCAAACAGGGACCGACACTCGCTAGGGAAAACTGcccaaaaattgaatcgtaaaaaccaatatgaaagacaacaaatttctcgttctgcggaacaaatagaaatgagcagagtatctttatctttatctgaGACATTCAAAGCGTATCACGCATACGCTAAACCTGAAGAAAACTTTCTTGTCTTCCATgttcatttttcccttttcatttccatatagAAGAAACCATATAGaggtttcttctatatttatttatatgttcgtGATTGATGCTATTGACAACATACAACTAAGGGGAAATACgaatagtaataaatagatgtataattcattatgcaattttatagaattaaatcttatttatcttcagatataaaaactatatttaccAGCTGAAACACTAACGCATAtgcagtataatataatctacttaacaatctcgttttagttataatatgtgattaattcttttgctatttcgctataaacagttttttgtgcatacaatatttttttatagtattctaatatattgttagatattgtaaagaaagtaaaatacagttattgaagtgtgggaacattcaatgttaaccttgcttcaaaaaataatctttcgaatgaatggggaatagatttttagtattatagttggtataatgtcatcattgtttacaatgtgttagagttaaagaaatgagacaaattaatatttcagaagcaaattcaatatttaaatgatgttattttaaaatggcagatgatatgaatgttctttttatacgaggaaatggaaacgtatgtatggtaatggaaacgtaatggttttaacattattttagtacaagatcttagcataatagtaattaacaGTATCCATTACCTTTTagtcaatttttgaaaaatgacatatatgataatttgcaatagtttgataataaaatacttgtatcgatattaataacgtataatttgcTATCTCAAAAGGATACAGACACAGCCAATGATAATGTTTGGGACGATAGTGCATTAATAGAAGCATATGATAAAGCAATAAATTTagcaaaagaagaagttaTCAAGCGAATGGGAATGGATGTTGGAAATTCTCAACCGAAAGAAAACCTACAAAATCTTAAGCAGCCTAAACACGCAAGTAAATTACACAAGGTTGTgattttgatagaatattacaaatttgatacagaatattattaaatatattgattaagaagcaaattattttattttgctatttacttatatttatttgtatacacaTCTTTTCTCTATAGAAATGGATCATAGGAGCACCTTGTCGTGCAATATACTCAGAGGATGGAGAAATTTATGAagctataatatcaaaaatttacgaaaacaatggcacgtgtgttgtaaaatttgtaggtAATACCTTTAGCATGATGGTTATGTCAATTAAGAAATgtactaaaaatacatatatatatatatgaagtaAAGGCTTTCGCATAGTCTATCACAGTGTCATTCAGCAGGTTCTTAACTCGGCAGGAGTACCTGTCAATGTCTATGGAGAGACCCGTGGGATATAGGGTCATGAACCATAAACATGCATGTTacttattgttcattattaGCTGCTTGGAATATAATTCTCCTCATCAGACGAGTGATTATTACTACATATATCAAGgcaaacatttatacatatacatttatgcacGGGAAATTCTAGTACATTGCCTGTAAGGACAGTAACTGAATGTCACTCAGCCATTctattaaatgacaaaaatttcttttactctgtGTTTAGGCTATGGTAATACAGAGAAAGTCGAGTTGAGTTCTCTTTTAGAATCAGAAGGTTTGCAAAGTCAAATAGCACAACAAAAGAAAGCTTTGGAAGAGAAATTCAATGAAGAGAACGACGAGACTTGTGAgactaatttttctacaaatgtaaattcgaaaaaatataatgtagaaaaaatggattgtgCACATCACTTCATATCGGGACCATCTTTCAATTCGATGACTGATATAATGCCACCTGCACCTCCTTTACCACCATAATTAATGGCCGAGtaagtacaatttaaaaattctaatgaaatgctgaatacttctaatattaataagtaatttggaataagtttaacattttatttggaaaaaaaaaaaatacgaaattttaataaaatgtactagATTACCAGATAATGATACAGACGCACTTTCAAGTATGTTGATGTCATGGTATATTAGTGGTTTTCACAcaggtaattatttcatataagtattttattgtatattaaattttcaatggactatgttatttcttttgtaggtTATTATCATGGTTTGAAACAAGCAAGAAACAATCAAGAGAACAGGAAGAAGTGttgattatatcaattttttcaataacaatataacgataatataagatataataaaatataaaactcattgtatttatttacttcaattatttgaaataaagaacagctttattttcatataagactttatttttttaaaaataattactaagataagaaaaactaaaaaacatatttttgataaaatacactcacatatatatgtcgggttatcattaggatttaaggcgcgtaatgatccttcgtttgaattagccattgttttacgaaacagagaatatatttacgcgaataaacaagattttacaaaatattatgaataatgagtttaataaataataaaattaacaaacgataagtttaactaataattagattaaagattaataagtttaacgaacaataagaggaacgaataatatgtcttacgaataatgaatttaacgtataatgagattaacgatcgataggtttcacgaataatgaatttaattaacgctattaacaatgttccggggttcaaacgaatccacggtcaacgggataactctttactatgtgtagaataattttaaacacagaatacaattgctgagacactcggtaaattgctcgatgtatcactttccaaggcgatcacacgaatgaatatctgatgaaaatctttttcgctatccgactgcatttgtttgttatatgctcgctggaaacatcgagaaggttccaatcgttgttgctaggcaatttctgtcaaaagtttgttgtatactctttggaaacatcgagaaagattcaaacgccgttactaggcagtttctgtctggagattgattcctaatacaacgtgtgtcccattatatcgacatctctaaagtacaattctatgcgatttctagggagaacaatacaaccgatccacaccttcgtcaggcaaaacgtttatcccgtgaccgtggctacgttcggcgaccagttgtcacctcgaactcactttcgctttcacaaatatcaaacaattacaaatgacaattgcttaattacagttatgataaaatctaggctaaagcattagaaggcttcctcaaaattgcaaagggaaggctccggttttcctttcatctccgacatatataatacaaggatataatacaaccgaacattttaaacttagcctatagcgtgtgcgcgcacacacacgcacacacacatgaCACACACGACACAcatgcgcgcacacacatgcgcgcatacacacatgcacacacatgcgaatgatttctcgaacgataatccatttatttatatttttcaatatctgtcattacgattgcgtatttatttgttccgcgtatcatatttatctatttgcataactgtaggtgacattttttttaacaattttgctaatatttcataactttttaattcatatttcaaagtggtaacaggtgtttctttcttttcaagtctcctccatatcgggcttatttctagtagccacgcttgcttacaaagcaattttatatctgcacaagaatatctttcagtacattttactatgtggtttacaatatctgtattttctaataagtggttgctaaggtataatttgaatataccaagtcgagcaacttcattgggtaatgatacgtatatttgcttttcgagacgcctgagtaaagctgcatcaatgcccctaataacatatttacaataaatattatcgttctattatactaataataatgaaggaatacttcaaacaacacaataacatatttggaatttggagaaatattacgatattttctacttagaaaacattgaaataacgtGATATACGTACCAAGGGGAATTAGTTGTAGCCAGAAGAACTACATTAGAATTCTCATTAGACACTAATCCATCCAATCTAGAAAGAAGTTCTGATCTGAATCTCTTTGCAGGTTCAGACAATATACAGTCTCCTTTATTTGTGGCGATCCAGTcaatctcgtcgataaaaataattgtaggcgaatgactataggcaagttcaaataaaacctgttcagtttaacaaatgtattattcattaaatattatattcgaaattccttaaattcattgcctcatcgcgaatatgatatcatttcgttttccaaacaactattctatttatatataaatgacgaaaaataaaaattttatacctagaatctctccttcatagacaaaggaacaaagaaacttaCATAGACAAAGCAACTTACACGTTATACTTCTCGGAATCGCCTCTCCATTTGCTGACCAATCAGCTGGcagttatgttaaaaaaggtgcaatggcattctgtcgcgactgccttcgctaacttcgttttccctgttttgtatatttcttgtaaacacgtacagaaatgaaaagaatacgagTATCTTACCTGTACCAGGTGGGCCGTACAGCAAAATACCTTTCCATGGGGAAAACGGGCCATCAAAAGAGATAGGATACTTAAGGGGATACACAACGGCCTCCTTAACAGCGGTTTTACATTCTTCTAggcctataacgtcatcccaatgtacatttaatttgtttactacGATCTCCTGTGACGATACAAAGatatacaaagataaaatggcgtcttctctatattaagtaagcgttacgtaatttgatatttgaagcGTTACCGAAATCACgtcatcgtcgatatacgttgGACGATTTATCGAcgggaattttatcgtttaaaagctttacgatacgtatattaatcgaaaataacttACGCATGAGACGTCCTCAGCAATCTTTCGTAATTCCGTATTATCTGAATAAAGCTTTTCAAtgcatttcaatatcttcgattGCATGGATTGTTCCATTGGGACGTTAAATAGCTCTTCTGATGAACGTCCATCACTCTCATTGGGGAATATTGACGTCACTGTCATTGCGAGATTAATATGATTCGTATTGTCATCAGTTATCTTCTGCTGTAGATTCGTCTCTTTCACAGGCTCACTTCTCGCTTGTTTACTAAAAGATTTGGCTTTTGTCTCAATACTTCTACAAACACTGgatcatattgtaatacgatacgttgaatttgatacgttgaatacgatACCGTTGAATAGGATACACGTTGAATAccgtttaatatcgttaaataatttaaattcttacgttttgcttgcatttgtcacttccctcgtcatttcccttccagttattttcttacacaatatgggatatttttgaaatttcatcttgtaataattttcatactctgcaacgataatttccaaatcgatGTTGTCGCAGACCCGATGTTCGGGAGACAGACGAGCTTCCCGGAATAATACATCGCTAATGTCTATATACCtaaaaaaatgtagtttttaattaattatagtttttaactgattaaaaatatttttcgcaatgACTGAACACTATAAGATAACCATCAAACAACTGTTTTATCTCTAGGTAAGACGggcaaaagaatgtatttactatataaatcctcgaagataatttcttgtcttctgctctttaatttccaatttttagatggataagaataatttgaatttatatttcatatatttgtttataactagttaatctacattatcgattgagttattcttaactactgaattaccgatgtcgaattttcaaatttggttTCGCCTTCTCTTTCCACGATGTCCActgatttctatttcgattggTCACTGACACTATTCAAGAGAATTGGAActaggaatatattttaattataatatactcacCCATTGTGTTCCAAATAATCACATACAAGGTATAATATGTTGCGATGACGTTCCGAAATACGACTCTCctcctaatataattattttttcattacaataatataagttttttcatgtaattttttgttacatttgcgaattcaacgagttacacatgatttttcatgaaacacgaacgttaaaaatatttgatacagcctaattataaaaattgttagaagcaaaagtcatagatactatgtgcgagtatcgcatgaaacgaacagctattaagagaactgcagcaatattacaaatcaaataacaaaacacacacgtctgtgacgtggaaattctaaaatctaaaatctaaaatctaaaatctaaaatctaaaatctaaaatctaaaatctaaaatctaaaatctagaatattccttaccttttttcgcagattataaaatatcttattcatactacattgcatcgataaatcaccgttcatagtgacactttcaaatcgcctatcgtttctcaatggatacgagaatttccgtttattactttaaaaacaacccgtccattacgtttctcttaaaaaattctttcaactcCGTTGAAAACCGTGCATCAAACAAGAGACAAACGATTTGTTGCCATGGAAATGTTTGGTTCACACATAAGCAACGCacaaatataatgatagaatagctgagtgtgtgtactgtatagtaagatggatgcaacatggaaatagaaagagaacaccaTGTATAGATACTTCCTGTCCTTGTTTAATCAGGCATGCACACTAGTGGACACTGACGCTGCTCGTATACCGCTGTTACATATTTCCTGTACAAGCGCGCGTCGTTAGACAAGGACGGAACATCCTCTCTCTACTTCTCTATCGCGTTTTTAGTTCGCTCACGCGCTCTGTACttatatctattacatttCCACCATAAGCAGCGGCCGTGCAGTGACTTACAAAAGTTCCGAACGGTTCCATCCTGGGCGGACGGTTAATTGCGTTCGGTACTTCGAGACAGGAAGGTGAGTACAGAATCGCTCCTCTTAGTACTCTTATTAAAAGTGTTATCATCgaatataagttttttcaataaattcttatcgttttacaatctttctagaatacaatgacgtcagcaatcgatcattttcgcgaatttattgtaaattaattgggggaatatctggagttctttatcggtttcgactgtaaaatcagcaactattcgaatttttcattcataattgtGACGTTTTCGACTCTTCCGTTGCCAAGACCCCCTTGAGAGATTTTTGGCACGTTCCATCACCCTTGTTAAACGAGTGCACATTGGtggatatattgattttaaaaaccaatacgTGAACGAGGTTTATTATCTCACTGGAACAAAGAAATccgttttattcgcgaattttccgtgtttcttcttaattttcgtgAGTGTCTGGTGCGGagcattatttgaatgaacttttcatcgttcagattatatttcgtttaaaaagattgaaattgatgtcgagaagaaatgaaacaaggtGCTCGGGCATTCCATCGTTTCCcggggaaagagaaatatgaaaaaaacggtcgttcttccttctgccattttcgtccattaccaaaatggTATGACCCAAATGTCCCGGGCCGTGAATCAATCAagcgaattttgaataatttttgaataatatccagttaataatttgtgaaacaaattaatttcattttattgttggaaacaaattagttggatttttctttctttagcaGTTTTCGCCGGAGTTGACTTGACGTGCTACTTCAGTTTCCATCTTCGCTTCTCGAAACTTCCAACGTCCTTGGTGTTGGAGTCTCCTTGTCCAGGTGAGTACATAGCTTCTAGATACTCGTCGCTGTTCATCCTTACGAGCCTCTCGAGCTTTAGTTGTCAATTGTTATCGTTAAAGGAAGAGAAGCTCGCGACAGATGTTATCGAACAAATCGtttcttctcgaaaagttcgaacTTGTTCGTTGCGTTTGAATATATATGGACGGACGCCATTTTTCTTGACATCTTCATGATTTGTCATGTCGTGAGTATAGCTTCTGACTACCACATGTTTGTGATTTAACCACTTGTGAAATTTGACCACTATACcgtgatagaaaaatatttccaatgaattataaatattttacattgtgaattataaatatttgttacaaattatatcgtacttgAGGTGAAAATGAACCATATATCTGCTTATGGAATACGAGGTAGTAAATCATTCGAAacataataacgattaattaagcacatatacaataacgtttacgaatgaatattgcgaattattgtatggcTTTAATGCggtatttaatgttttgattgcggtctttgaaatggtatcataggtgctgatataatatcgcgcgaaaaaggaaagaccaGTGGTTAATATTGCAGGTGCACCAGTGCGTTGCGCTCGTCGGGGGTGGTTTTGACGCCGGTGCCGAGGAGAGACGCAGAACGTGTTCGATCGACCCGCGAACGTAGCCCGTGCTCATACTGCGACAGAGTTCGTTTCAGTTAGGCTCAGTCGCTGTTTGTCCGTCGACAGCGTATAGTCGCGTCGGCCtacgattccttttttcttcttgtttcttgcgAACTCTCTCGCAACAGCCGTTCTATACGTACGCCGCCAGTATATCGCGTGATCATCGTTCCCGTTGCTTCCCTTACCCTCTCACGTCCTTCGAAGAAGACCACCCTTTGGTTTTTCCTTGTTTGGAGGGAATTCATCGCTCGGACACATGGACTGCGAAGCACGAGGGTTGATCGAGGCATCAGCGTGATGTACTTTTcaggtttcatattttctctatGATACTTTCTAAGGAGAATTTGaaagatatacatttttaggaAATAAAGGTTTTTATGGAGTCATCGATaggttagaatttaattaactctcTTATAACAggtattccaattttttaatatataaatttagtttcctcTATGGTGTTAGAGAACACAATGCGggcattttatgatataacgaatatattcgtatatattttagtttattcatTCGTCAAATTTCCCTAGTAGGCCGGCCTGCAGCTCACATGCAGCacttagtaaaaatttgttttgttagaGGTTGGCTATTCTTCTTGCTATAAGAATATCGTGAAGTCATATCATATGATAAAGCACCTTCTGAAAGCTAGATGCTCGATAACGAGCCTAATGATTCTCGGTAGTTTGTAATGTCAAGCTTTGAATTGGCGAGATCGCTCTGCTGTCAAACGGCCGTCCAGCGGCGACCACATTCTTTAACCACGTTCAAGGGGTATATCACGCTACAGAAACCATCAAAGGGTTTGCAAGTTAGTTGCCTTTTAGAAGTGGGGCAGTTGGTTGTTACATGTAATCCGTAGTTGCTGGCTGTTCTCCTTAGTCGCCATACATCATAGAGAC
This window encodes:
- the LOC126877521 gene encoding survival motor neuron protein-like isoform X3, with protein sequence MIQDQQNDQYDTDTANDNVWDDSALIEAYDKAINLAKEEVIKRMGMDVGNSQPKENLQNLKQPKHASKLHKKWIIGAPCRAIYSEDGEIYEAIISKIYENNGTCVVKFVGYGNTEKVELSSLLESEGLQSQIAQQKKALEEKFNEENDETCETNFSTNVNSKKYNVEKMDCAHHFISGPSFNSMTDIMPPAPPLPP
- the LOC126877521 gene encoding survival motor neuron protein-like isoform X2, with protein sequence MADDMNVLFIRGNGNDTDTANDNVWDDSALIEAYDKAINLAKEEVIKRMGMDVGNSQPKENLQNLKQPKHASKLHKKWIIGAPCRAIYSEDGEIYEAIISKIYENNGTCVVKFVGYGNTEKVELSSLLESEGLQSQIAQQKKALEEKFNEENDETCETNFSTNVNSKKYNVEKMDCAHHFISGPSFNSMTDIMPPAPPLPP
- the LOC126877521 gene encoding survival motor neuron protein-like isoform X1; amino-acid sequence: MADDMNVLFIRGNGNVCMDTDTANDNVWDDSALIEAYDKAINLAKEEVIKRMGMDVGNSQPKENLQNLKQPKHASKLHKKWIIGAPCRAIYSEDGEIYEAIISKIYENNGTCVVKFVGYGNTEKVELSSLLESEGLQSQIAQQKKALEEKFNEENDETCETNFSTNVNSKKYNVEKMDCAHHFISGPSFNSMTDIMPPAPPLPP